A genome region from Desulfonatronovibrio magnus includes the following:
- a CDS encoding glutamate synthase encodes MCRLFSLTSVEPVSPMKAIQALDMMKEGHDGSGIGLFLSDLEGPFAKYKDLPILSGIFTQSGLRRLEDYMSSQGFLPRHLVTLEAGVAPPPGTPKREIYLIQVYEPPESWSDLTPEQQEKELTRTRLTLRHMGQQNEDMVIFSFWPDVVMIKEVGDPMEIGTYLGLDREDIYARRILAQGRQNTNYGINLYACHPFFIQGVASMTNGENTAFIPIKEYLSTQGVLGYEGYQSDSEVFTHILHFTLKELKLGIEAYKHIITPLQDHDMARHPQKDFLEKLKQSCRRLIIDGPNCVIGCLPDKTMFMVQDRKKLRPGIVGGKPGLYAFSSESCGLDAVISDRDKSKDFQPMHLDTVIVQPDCREVKICRQTQPLPLQR; translated from the coding sequence ATGTGTCGACTGTTTTCTTTAACCAGTGTTGAACCGGTCTCTCCCATGAAGGCCATACAGGCGCTGGACATGATGAAAGAGGGCCATGACGGGTCCGGCATAGGTCTTTTTTTATCAGACCTTGAAGGGCCGTTTGCCAAGTATAAGGACCTGCCCATTCTTTCCGGAATATTCACCCAGTCAGGTTTGAGACGATTGGAAGACTATATGTCATCCCAGGGATTTCTGCCCAGGCATCTCGTGACCTTAGAGGCAGGAGTTGCTCCCCCGCCTGGTACTCCCAAAAGAGAGATATACCTGATTCAGGTTTATGAACCTCCAGAAAGCTGGTCTGATCTTACGCCTGAGCAGCAGGAAAAGGAACTGACCAGAACCAGACTCACCCTGCGCCACATGGGTCAACAAAACGAAGATATGGTCATCTTCAGCTTCTGGCCGGATGTGGTCATGATCAAGGAAGTGGGCGATCCCATGGAGATTGGAACCTATCTCGGCCTTGACCGCGAAGATATATACGCCCGGCGTATTCTTGCTCAGGGCCGCCAGAACACCAATTACGGCATCAATCTTTATGCCTGCCATCCATTTTTCATCCAGGGTGTTGCCAGCATGACCAATGGTGAAAATACAGCCTTCATTCCCATTAAAGAATATCTCAGCACCCAGGGAGTTCTGGGGTATGAAGGTTATCAGTCTGATTCAGAAGTATTTACCCATATTCTGCACTTCACACTCAAAGAGCTTAAACTTGGCATTGAAGCATACAAACACATCATCACTCCGCTGCAGGACCATGACATGGCCAGACACCCTCAGAAGGATTTTCTGGAAAAACTCAAACAGTCCTGCCGCAGACTCATCATAGATGGACCCAATTGTGTTATTGGCTGTCTGCCTGACAAAACCATGTTTATGGTTCAGGACAGAAAAAAACTCCGGCCCGGAATTGTAGGCGGAAAACCCGGATTATATGCTTTTTCCTCAGAATCCTGCGGTTTGGACGCAGTCATTTCTGACAGGGATAAATCAAAGGACTTTCAACCCATGCACTTAGATACAGTTATTGTTCAACCCGATTGCAGGGAGGTGAAAATATGCAGGCAAACGCAGCCATTACCCCTTCAACGCTAA
- a CDS encoding universal stress protein: MFKKILHPVSLSEQTSSLKKRCVFIDKFGGRELILLHVLNPGISNELHARSKLDSIVNDLQKSNINARYKITSGSTASEVVAASLNEKADVIYMPASTKNILVSTLLGSVTDDVIRLSDIPIFVHKQRPALKAHESVQQVLFATDFAEAAQRAWPHVSRLGRFIPELIILHVGQRASDPLTEQLRRERVEEKLDELKAKFQSDYENIRHFSRIGSPSKHIIAAAEQEKSDLVILGRINEPFPSRILGSTCARVTSGVKSSVLLIP; the protein is encoded by the coding sequence ATGTTTAAAAAAATTTTACACCCAGTATCATTAAGTGAACAGACCTCTTCTTTAAAAAAACGCTGTGTTTTTATCGATAAATTCGGCGGTCGTGAACTTATTCTGCTCCATGTGCTAAACCCTGGAATCAGTAACGAACTCCATGCTCGTTCCAAGCTGGACAGCATTGTCAATGATTTGCAGAAATCCAACATCAATGCTCGATACAAAATCACATCCGGCAGTACTGCTTCTGAAGTTGTGGCCGCTTCCCTGAACGAAAAAGCAGACGTCATTTATATGCCTGCCAGTACTAAAAACATCCTGGTATCAACCCTATTGGGCAGTGTCACTGATGATGTCATCAGATTGTCGGATATACCAATCTTCGTTCACAAACAAAGACCTGCACTAAAAGCCCATGAATCAGTTCAACAGGTTCTCTTTGCCACTGATTTTGCAGAAGCAGCCCAGAGAGCCTGGCCCCATGTTTCTCGACTTGGTCGCTTTATTCCTGAATTAATTATTCTTCATGTAGGGCAAAGAGCTTCCGACCCTCTGACAGAACAACTGCGCAGGGAAAGAGTAGAAGAAAAGCTTGATGAGCTTAAAGCAAAATTTCAGAGCGACTATGAAAACATCAGACACTTTTCCCGTATCGGTTCTCCATCAAAACACATCATTGCTGCTGCTGAACAGGAAAAAAGCGATCTGGTAATCCTTGGTCGAATCAATGAGCCCTTCCCTTCCAGGATTTTGGGCTCAACATGCGCCAGAGTCACCTCTGGGGTAAAAAGCTCGGTACTGTTGATTCCATGA
- a CDS encoding NAD+ synthase, with protein sequence MRVALLQINPTICDLQNNALLILKAASRAFALKADMCITPELAITGYPPRDLLFRSDLIDESHQALKWLASKLHDCPPVLVGTPWRHHKKEALLNGACLLWQGKIAGFFGKSLLPNYDVFDEQRYFLPSEHPGSFDYHGLKIGVTICEDIWNDDDFWENKRYRTNPVQHLSDQGADIIVNLSASPFSLGKQALRKGMLSSLAVKYRLPFLFCNQAGCNDDLVFDGRSMAVDHNGRMIAAAKEFDEDLLIVDLNNYDSNRVQHHDFTKESEAWQAVVAGIRDYTCKNNFAGIVLGLSGGIDSALAAVAAARAIGPDKVTGVMMPSPYSSTGSVEDSIELARNIGIKTLEIPISNLMQSFDHALAPVFHSLEPDITEENIQSRIRGNLLMAISNKMGWLVLATGNKSELAVGYCTIYGDMSGGLAPLADIPKTLVYSIARWINSHEQNIIPEQIITKPPSAELKPDQTDQDSLPDYETLDQILHLHVQCNFHLEQIIARGYSPAVVKKVINMVRKAEFKRRQSPPGLKITDRAFGTGWRMPVTASCTKVTKM encoded by the coding sequence ATGCGAGTAGCCCTTTTACAGATCAATCCAACCATATGTGATCTCCAGAATAATGCCCTGCTCATCCTGAAAGCCGCCAGCCGGGCATTTGCTCTGAAAGCAGATATGTGTATCACTCCTGAACTTGCCATTACCGGTTATCCCCCCAGGGATCTTCTTTTCAGATCAGATCTAATTGATGAGTCTCATCAAGCATTGAAATGGCTGGCTTCCAAGCTCCACGACTGCCCTCCTGTCCTGGTTGGCACACCCTGGCGCCATCACAAAAAAGAAGCATTGCTTAATGGTGCCTGCCTGCTCTGGCAAGGTAAAATTGCAGGTTTTTTCGGCAAAAGCCTTTTGCCCAATTATGATGTTTTTGATGAGCAACGCTACTTTTTACCAAGTGAGCATCCCGGTTCTTTTGACTATCATGGACTTAAAATCGGGGTCACCATTTGCGAAGACATCTGGAATGATGATGATTTCTGGGAAAATAAAAGGTACCGGACCAACCCGGTTCAACACCTTTCTGACCAGGGTGCGGACATAATTGTCAATCTTTCCGCCTCTCCCTTTTCTCTTGGCAAACAGGCTCTTAGAAAAGGTATGCTCAGCTCTCTTGCTGTGAAATACAGGTTGCCCTTTCTTTTCTGCAATCAGGCAGGATGTAATGACGACCTTGTCTTCGACGGCAGAAGCATGGCTGTAGACCATAATGGACGCATGATTGCTGCTGCAAAGGAATTTGATGAAGACCTGCTCATAGTTGATCTAAACAATTATGACAGCAACAGGGTTCAACACCACGACTTCACAAAGGAATCCGAAGCCTGGCAGGCTGTTGTAGCGGGTATCAGGGATTATACCTGCAAGAACAACTTTGCCGGCATTGTTCTGGGCCTGTCAGGCGGGATTGACTCTGCGCTGGCAGCAGTGGCTGCAGCCAGGGCTATTGGCCCCGATAAAGTAACCGGGGTCATGATGCCTTCACCTTATTCCAGCACAGGCAGTGTAGAAGATTCTATAGAGCTGGCCCGTAATATCGGTATCAAAACATTAGAAATCCCCATCAGCAATCTGATGCAATCCTTTGACCATGCTTTGGCGCCTGTCTTTCACAGCCTGGAACCTGACATTACTGAAGAAAATATTCAGTCCAGAATCAGAGGAAACCTGCTCATGGCCATCTCCAATAAAATGGGATGGTTAGTACTGGCTACAGGCAACAAATCCGAACTGGCCGTAGGCTACTGCACGATTTACGGAGATATGTCCGGAGGGCTGGCACCTCTTGCAGATATCCCCAAAACTCTGGTTTATTCCATTGCCCGCTGGATTAACAGTCATGAGCAAAACATCATTCCAGAGCAAATCATAACAAAACCGCCTTCTGCAGAGCTCAAACCTGACCAGACAGATCAGGACAGCCTGCCTGATTATGAAACTTTGGATCAAATCCTGCATCTGCACGTCCAGTGTAATTTTCACCTTGAACAGATAATCGCTCGCGGCTATTCCCCGGCAGTTGTCAAAAAAGTAATAAACATGGTGCGCAAGGCTGAATTCAAGCGCCGCCAGAGTCCTCCAGGTTTGAAAATAACTGATCGGGCCTTTGGAACAGGCTGGCGCATGCCTGTCACCGCAAGCTGCACCAAAGTTACAAAAATGTAA
- a CDS encoding glutamate synthase-related protein: MQANAAITPSTLSRRELPWQIKWDISTCTLCGRCTSICPVKAIEFGTFRKRQINIPGFGSTQKPESTPDVYYGIRQKTDPVFACVGCSMCNLVCPNNAISPVHSEHTDSLKFHRDSAGLPRTRGGRRNSADSVLDQIKFIRISMLTDPALDAGRHEFELKTLIGRILSPAKALEATLENGWSPPVREIYPLLIGGMSFGALSPNMWEGLQMGVAYLNEELKMPVRMCTGEGGCPPRLLRSRFIKYVILQIASGYFGWDEIIHAIPEMKEDPCAVEIKYGQGAKPGDGGLLQWHKVNQLIAAIRGVPPGVSLPSPPTHQTKYSIEEAVAKMIQSMSMAWGFRVPVYPKISASSTSLAVLNNLTRNPYASALAIDGEDGGTGAAYNVSMNHMGHPIASNLRDCYLNLVKLGMQNEIPLIAGGGTGKNGNLAANSAALFMLGASAVQIGKYIMQAAAGCLGTEGDRCNICNIGRCPKGITSQDPRLYRRLDPEQVAQRVVDVYTGFDTELKKIVAPLGRSTSLPIGMSDALGIADRAAADRLQIKYAV, translated from the coding sequence ATGCAGGCAAACGCAGCCATTACCCCTTCAACGCTAAGCCGGCGTGAACTGCCGTGGCAGATTAAATGGGACATAAGCACCTGCACCCTGTGCGGACGCTGTACTTCCATCTGCCCTGTAAAGGCCATTGAATTTGGAACCTTCCGCAAAAGACAAATCAATATTCCAGGCTTTGGATCTACACAAAAGCCTGAGTCAACCCCTGACGTATATTATGGAATCAGACAGAAAACAGATCCGGTTTTTGCCTGCGTGGGCTGCAGCATGTGCAACCTTGTCTGCCCCAACAACGCCATAAGCCCTGTCCATTCAGAACATACTGATTCCCTCAAGTTTCACCGAGACTCGGCCGGATTGCCGAGAACCAGAGGTGGAAGGCGCAATTCTGCCGACAGTGTACTGGATCAGATCAAATTCATCCGCATATCCATGCTTACTGATCCAGCATTAGATGCCGGCAGGCATGAATTTGAACTCAAAACCCTCATCGGCAGAATCCTGTCACCTGCCAAAGCCCTGGAGGCCACCCTGGAAAATGGATGGAGCCCGCCTGTACGTGAAATTTACCCCCTGCTCATCGGAGGTATGAGTTTTGGGGCACTTTCACCTAATATGTGGGAAGGTCTGCAGATGGGTGTGGCGTACCTTAATGAAGAACTTAAAATGCCTGTCCGCATGTGTACAGGCGAAGGCGGCTGCCCGCCCAGGCTGCTCAGATCCAGATTCATTAAATATGTTATTCTGCAGATAGCCAGTGGTTACTTCGGCTGGGATGAAATTATTCATGCCATTCCTGAAATGAAGGAAGACCCTTGTGCTGTCGAGATAAAATACGGTCAGGGAGCCAAGCCCGGTGACGGCGGTCTCCTGCAATGGCACAAGGTCAATCAGCTCATTGCAGCCATTCGCGGAGTCCCTCCGGGAGTCAGTCTGCCCAGCCCCCCTACACATCAGACCAAATATTCCATAGAAGAGGCTGTGGCCAAGATGATCCAGTCCATGAGCATGGCCTGGGGTTTCAGGGTACCGGTATATCCCAAGATATCTGCTTCCAGCACCTCTCTTGCTGTACTGAACAACCTGACCAGAAACCCATATGCCTCGGCACTGGCCATTGATGGAGAAGATGGAGGAACCGGAGCCGCATATAATGTTTCCATGAACCATATGGGGCACCCCATAGCCTCTAATTTGCGGGACTGTTATCTCAACCTGGTCAAACTGGGCATGCAAAATGAAATTCCCCTTATTGCAGGAGGCGGCACTGGGAAAAACGGCAACCTTGCGGCTAACTCTGCTGCACTGTTCATGCTGGGAGCCAGTGCAGTGCAGATCGGCAAATACATCATGCAGGCTGCTGCCGGTTGTCTTGGTACCGAAGGTGATCGCTGCAATATATGCAATATTGGCAGATGTCCCAAGGGCATTACTTCCCAGGATCCTCGTCTGTATCGACGTCTTGACCCGGAACAGGTAGCTCAGCGGGTGGTTGATGTTTATACTGGTTTTGATACAGAACTCAAAAAGATAGTGGCACCCTTAGGACGCTCCACTTCCCTGCCCATTGGCATGTCCGATGCTCTCGGTATCGCGGACAGGGCGGCCGCGGATAGATTACAGATCAAATATGCTGTCTGA
- a CDS encoding FAD-dependent oxidoreductase, with protein sequence MNNKDTMELHGKDQTSRVSSRVLEERIQQAVHNGVKHLKINAFGQHGLGGRIFEACKQEIKVDITGAPGQRTGAMGTRGTTIEVHGPVSDDVGWLNAGAEIIVHGYATNGACNAMAQGKVYIAGCIGSRGMTMTKYNPRFDPPELWVLGSTGDYFAEFMAGGVAVICGHNPQDTENVLGYRPCVGMVGGKIFFRGPIQGYSTTDARLTPITQDEWDWLKSNLGSFLDKISKPGLLDKLTHREEWQCLVARTPMEKVGSARRSMSEFRKNVWDKELGQGGMIGELTDLDRSPVPLVTTGDLRRYVPVWEHRKYMSPCQAACPSGIPVQERWRLIREGKVDEANDVALAFTPFPASICGYLCPNLCMQGCTKNIGRLQPVDITILGRKGIDSKPPELPPLSGKKIAVIGGGPAGISVAWQLRLQGHEAVIYDLEEELGGKMSSAIPEHRLPPEVLGAELKRVRQVLSHIQLQHNLSAQEFEQLQKDYEFVVIAAGTQQPRTIPVPGSERIIPALTFLKNARKNSQDVGKKVVIIGAGNVGCDAATEAHRLGAEEITLIDIQEPASFGKERKEAEAVGASFRYPCFTKEVTSEGVVLTTGEVIPADTVIISIGDVPQLDFLSTGIAVDRGFILVNEINQTSNPKVFAIGDIVKPGLLTDAIGAGRRASSAIDAIIKGELPDKQLSWLKNYSIEYSETADRIDYSRMTLEYYDPRTTEYDGLSSCATQCSSCGACMDCNLCDAVCPTGAIQRVEKDGSFQRQANPDRCIGCGFCAGCCPCGVWALVENFPMG encoded by the coding sequence ATGAACAATAAAGACACTATGGAACTCCATGGAAAAGATCAGACATCCCGGGTATCATCCCGGGTTCTTGAAGAAAGGATTCAGCAGGCTGTTCACAATGGAGTAAAACACTTAAAAATAAATGCATTTGGCCAGCACGGTCTTGGAGGCAGAATTTTTGAGGCCTGCAAACAAGAGATAAAAGTCGACATCACTGGTGCGCCTGGTCAGCGAACAGGCGCCATGGGCACCCGGGGTACAACCATAGAGGTTCACGGTCCGGTTTCCGATGATGTAGGCTGGCTCAATGCCGGAGCTGAGATCATTGTCCATGGATACGCCACCAATGGAGCCTGTAATGCCATGGCCCAGGGCAAGGTTTATATAGCAGGCTGTATCGGTTCGCGAGGCATGACCATGACCAAGTATAACCCCAGGTTTGACCCTCCGGAGTTGTGGGTGCTTGGTTCCACTGGAGACTATTTTGCGGAATTCATGGCTGGTGGTGTGGCTGTTATTTGCGGACATAACCCTCAAGATACTGAGAATGTTCTGGGGTACCGGCCCTGTGTGGGCATGGTGGGAGGAAAAATCTTTTTTCGCGGCCCTATCCAGGGTTACAGCACAACAGATGCCCGTCTTACCCCCATAACACAAGATGAATGGGACTGGCTGAAGTCAAACCTGGGCAGTTTTCTGGACAAAATCAGCAAGCCGGGACTACTGGATAAACTAACACATAGAGAAGAGTGGCAATGCCTTGTTGCCAGAACTCCCATGGAAAAGGTGGGCAGTGCAAGGCGATCCATGTCCGAATTTCGCAAAAATGTGTGGGACAAGGAACTGGGACAGGGTGGTATGATCGGGGAACTGACCGATCTGGACAGAAGTCCTGTTCCCTTAGTTACCACCGGGGACCTGCGCAGATATGTTCCTGTCTGGGAACACCGAAAATACATGTCTCCCTGTCAGGCAGCCTGTCCTTCAGGAATACCTGTGCAGGAACGCTGGCGACTTATCCGGGAAGGCAAGGTGGACGAGGCCAATGATGTAGCTCTTGCCTTTACTCCTTTTCCAGCTTCCATTTGCGGTTATCTCTGCCCTAACCTGTGCATGCAGGGCTGCACCAAGAATATTGGCAGGCTTCAGCCCGTAGACATAACCATACTTGGTCGAAAAGGCATTGATTCCAAGCCTCCAGAGCTGCCTCCTTTAAGTGGCAAAAAAATCGCGGTTATAGGCGGTGGGCCTGCCGGCATATCTGTAGCATGGCAGCTCCGTCTTCAGGGGCATGAAGCTGTCATCTATGATCTCGAAGAAGAACTGGGGGGTAAAATGAGTTCAGCAATCCCTGAACACCGCCTGCCTCCTGAAGTATTGGGTGCGGAACTCAAAAGAGTGCGCCAGGTTCTTTCCCATATTCAGCTGCAGCACAATCTGAGTGCTCAAGAGTTTGAACAGCTGCAAAAGGATTATGAATTCGTGGTCATAGCTGCAGGCACTCAACAACCCAGAACGATTCCAGTCCCTGGATCTGAAAGAATCATCCCTGCTTTAACCTTCCTTAAAAATGCCAGAAAAAACTCTCAGGATGTTGGTAAAAAAGTGGTCATAATCGGAGCAGGCAATGTTGGCTGTGACGCAGCCACAGAAGCGCATAGACTTGGCGCTGAAGAAATCACCCTGATTGACATCCAGGAACCGGCTTCTTTTGGTAAGGAAAGAAAAGAGGCTGAAGCAGTGGGCGCGAGTTTTAGATATCCTTGTTTCACTAAGGAAGTTACCTCAGAAGGCGTGGTTCTGACCACAGGAGAAGTCATACCTGCCGACACTGTCATTATTTCCATAGGGGATGTGCCCCAATTGGATTTTCTAAGTACTGGCATTGCCGTAGATAGAGGCTTTATCCTGGTTAATGAGATCAATCAGACCTCCAACCCCAAAGTTTTTGCCATAGGCGACATTGTCAAGCCAGGCCTGTTAACCGACGCCATTGGAGCAGGCCGCCGGGCATCTTCCGCCATAGACGCCATCATCAAGGGAGAACTGCCGGACAAGCAGCTTTCCTGGCTTAAAAACTATTCCATTGAGTACAGCGAGACAGCAGACAGAATTGATTATTCCCGCATGACCTTAGAATATTATGATCCGCGTACTACTGAGTATGATGGCCTGAGTAGCTGCGCCACTCAATGCTCATCCTGCGGAGCGTGTATGGACTGCAACCTTTGCGATGCAGTCTGCCCCACCGGGGCCATCCAGCGCGTTGAAAAGGACGGCAGCTTTCAAAGACAGGCAAACCCGGATAGATGCATTGGCTGTGGATTCTGTGCTGGATGCTGCCCGTGCGGAGTCTGGGCCCTTGTGGAAAACTTTCCCATGGGTTAG
- the carB gene encoding carbamoyl-phosphate synthase large subunit has translation MPKRTDIQKIMLIGSGPIVIGQACEFDYSGTQALKALKEEGYEVILVNSNPATIMTDPELADKTYIEPIEPETVARIIERERPDALLPTLGGQTGLNTAVALAEDGTLDKYGVELIGASLPAIQKAESRQEFRQAMSNIGLKVPKSAIARNMDQVRDLAQRISFPIIIRPAYTLGGTGGGIAYNMEDLEAICYQGLEASLKSEVMLEESVLGWKEFELEVMRDKNDNCVIICSIENVDPMGVHTGDSITVAPAQTLTDHEYQLMRNASIDIMREIGVETGGSNVQFAINPDNGDMVVIEMNPRVSRSSALASKATGFPIAKIAAKLAVGYTLDEIPNDITKETMASFEPTIDYCVIKIPRFTFEKFPGAKDVLGTAMKSVGETMAIGRTFKEAFQKGLRSLETGQLGFASGFNEALPSEEDIRTALRVPNSQRMYALRQAILLGLGTDEIYRLTGIDPWFIQQMEEIVDFEKQLLELSRKEKLSISNSGLKPAIIKAKEMGFSDRQLGLIWKKSEEEVRKIRKKFNIAPTYYLVDTCAAEFEAYTPYFYSTYEKNSEVSPDNRKKVLILGGGPNRIGQGIEFDYCCVHAAYSLKEMGVGSIMVNSNPETVSTDYDTSDFLYFEPLTFEDVMNIIDFEQPDGVIVQFGGQTPLNLAVPLMKAGVPIIGTSPDSIDRAEDRERFQALIKKLNLLQPANGTAKSIEGAAAIASQIGYPIVVRPSYVLGGRAMEIVYDQEQLQAYFKNVVMVSPDHPILIDKFLEHAVEVDVDALSDGQETYVAGIMEHIEEAGVHSGDSACVLPPHSIDAEIVQEIEEQTKKLARELNVIGLLNIQFAVKDGHVYILEVNPRASRTSPFVSKATGVPLAKMATQVMMGRKLKDLDPWSMRKQGYYSVKEAVLPFNKYPGVDVLLGPEMRSTGEVMGIDDNLGLAFMKSQLGAGQMLPEKGCVFISVNEYDKPHCVEPAAAFHELGFEIMATRGTAALLKEHNIPCKVVNKVFEGRPNVIDSIKNKEISLVINTSSGKKTVSDSSSLRQAAVLYRIPYTTTIAAAKALVLAIKEKANLGLNVKSMQEYYITK, from the coding sequence ATGCCCAAAAGAACAGATATTCAAAAGATTATGCTTATCGGATCCGGACCTATTGTTATCGGCCAGGCTTGCGAGTTCGACTACTCAGGCACTCAGGCCCTGAAGGCTTTGAAAGAAGAGGGTTATGAAGTCATCCTGGTCAACTCCAATCCGGCAACTATCATGACAGACCCTGAACTTGCTGACAAGACTTATATCGAGCCAATTGAACCGGAGACTGTGGCCAGAATTATTGAGCGTGAGCGTCCTGATGCCCTGCTGCCTACTCTGGGCGGTCAAACAGGCCTGAATACAGCAGTTGCTCTGGCTGAGGATGGTACTCTTGACAAATACGGGGTGGAACTGATTGGAGCGTCTTTGCCAGCCATTCAAAAGGCAGAGTCGCGACAGGAATTCAGGCAGGCCATGTCCAATATAGGCCTCAAAGTCCCCAAAAGCGCAATAGCACGTAATATGGATCAGGTCAGAGACCTTGCCCAGCGCATTTCTTTTCCAATAATAATTCGTCCAGCTTATACTCTCGGTGGAACTGGAGGCGGAATTGCCTATAATATGGAGGATCTCGAAGCTATCTGTTATCAGGGTTTAGAGGCAAGTCTGAAAAGCGAGGTCATGCTGGAAGAGTCTGTTCTTGGCTGGAAGGAGTTTGAGCTTGAGGTCATGCGGGACAAGAATGATAATTGTGTAATAATATGTTCCATTGAGAATGTGGATCCCATGGGAGTCCATACAGGAGACTCCATTACAGTTGCTCCAGCCCAGACTCTGACTGATCATGAATATCAGCTCATGCGTAACGCTTCCATTGATATTATGCGTGAAATCGGCGTGGAAACCGGTGGATCCAATGTTCAATTTGCCATCAACCCGGATAATGGCGACATGGTGGTCATTGAAATGAACCCCAGGGTATCAAGATCTTCAGCGCTTGCATCCAAAGCTACCGGGTTTCCCATAGCCAAGATTGCAGCCAAGCTTGCTGTTGGCTATACACTGGATGAGATTCCCAATGATATCACCAAGGAAACCATGGCTTCCTTTGAACCCACCATTGACTATTGCGTCATCAAGATACCCAGATTTACTTTTGAGAAATTTCCCGGAGCAAAAGATGTACTGGGCACTGCCATGAAAAGTGTGGGAGAAACCATGGCCATTGGAAGGACTTTCAAGGAAGCATTTCAGAAGGGACTGCGATCCTTAGAGACCGGGCAACTGGGGTTTGCTTCGGGTTTCAATGAGGCTTTGCCGTCTGAAGAAGATATAAGAACAGCTCTCAGGGTTCCCAACTCACAAAGGATGTATGCCCTTCGTCAGGCCATCTTGCTTGGTTTGGGCACTGATGAAATATACAGACTGACGGGTATAGACCCATGGTTTATTCAACAAATGGAAGAGATTGTTGATTTTGAGAAACAACTGCTGGAATTGAGTCGCAAAGAGAAGCTGTCCATCAGTAATTCTGGTCTCAAGCCAGCGATAATCAAGGCCAAGGAAATGGGTTTTTCAGATCGTCAACTGGGGCTGATCTGGAAAAAATCAGAGGAAGAAGTGCGCAAAATTCGCAAAAAGTTTAATATTGCACCAACATATTATCTGGTTGATACATGCGCCGCAGAATTTGAAGCTTATACACCTTACTTTTACTCGACTTATGAAAAAAACAGTGAAGTATCCCCGGACAATCGTAAAAAGGTTCTGATCCTGGGAGGAGGCCCTAACAGGATAGGGCAGGGCATTGAATTTGATTATTGTTGCGTACACGCAGCCTATTCCCTGAAGGAAATGGGAGTAGGTTCCATAATGGTCAATTCCAATCCTGAAACTGTAAGTACGGATTACGATACTTCGGATTTTCTGTACTTTGAGCCCCTGACATTTGAAGATGTCATGAATATTATTGATTTTGAACAGCCTGACGGGGTGATTGTACAATTTGGCGGACAGACACCTCTTAATCTTGCTGTCCCGCTAATGAAGGCAGGGGTGCCCATTATTGGCACATCTCCGGACAGTATAGACCGGGCTGAAGACCGGGAGCGTTTTCAGGCATTGATCAAAAAGCTTAACCTGCTTCAGCCGGCCAATGGCACAGCCAAATCCATTGAAGGCGCAGCAGCCATTGCCTCGCAAATCGGTTATCCCATAGTGGTCCGGCCGTCATATGTCCTGGGAGGGCGGGCTATGGAAATAGTTTATGACCAGGAGCAGCTGCAGGCCTATTTTAAAAATGTAGTCATGGTTTCTCCTGATCATCCCATATTAATTGATAAATTTCTTGAGCATGCCGTGGAAGTTGATGTGGATGCCTTGAGTGATGGACAGGAAACATATGTTGCCGGCATCATGGAGCACATAGAGGAGGCAGGGGTGCATTCGGGAGATTCAGCCTGTGTTTTGCCTCCGCACTCCATTGATGCAGAAATTGTTCAGGAAATTGAAGAGCAGACCAAGAAGCTGGCCCGGGAATTGAATGTAATAGGCTTGCTGAATATCCAGTTTGCAGTCAAGGATGGACATGTATATATACTTGAAGTCAATCCCAGAGCTTCCAGAACATCGCCATTTGTGAGCAAAGCTACTGGAGTTCCTCTGGCCAAAATGGCCACGCAGGTCATGATGGGGCGTAAACTGAAAGACCTTGATCCATGGTCCATGCGTAAACAGGGATACTATTCTGTTAAGGAAGCAGTATTGCCGTTTAACAAATATCCTGGAGTGGATGTGCTCCTGGGGCCGGAAATGCGCTCAACAGGAGAAGTCATGGGGATTGATGACAACCTTGGTCTGGCCTTTATGAAAAGTCAGCTCGGAGCTGGCCAGATGCTCCCTGAAAAGGGATGTGTCTTTATTTCAGTCAATGAGTACGACAAGCCTCACTGTGTTGAACCGGCAGCTGCTTTTCATGAGCTGGGCTTTGAAATAATGGCCACAAGGGGCACTGCTGCTCTTTTGAAAGAGCATAATATTCCCTGCAAGGTGGTAAACAAAGTCTTTGAAGGGCGTCCCAATGTTATTGACAGCATTAAAAATAAAGAAATCAGTCTGGTCATCAATACATCTTCAGGCAAAAAAACTGTAAGTGATTCGTCATCTCTCAGGCAGGCTGCTGTATTGTACAGGATTCCATACACCACTACCATTGCTGCAGCCAAGGCGCTGGTTCTTGCCATCAAGGAAAAGGCGAACCTGGGTTTAAATGTCAAAAGCATGCAGGAATACTATATTACGAAGTAG